One Coraliomargarita parva DNA segment encodes these proteins:
- a CDS encoding cation:proton antiporter, producing the protein MHPPDLQLLLQLGYIVITAAGFAFLGKLVKMPSIVAYIFAGMVLGPTLHLVELDHSLELISELGIALLLFLVGLELSLQKVKDLGRVALLLGGLQVIITSLGGFGLALLLGFEPLASIFIGATVTFSSTVVVIKLLDQKGTVNRLYGRISIALFLAQDIVVILGLTILSGLGGSSESFDMMEILKSLGTAFGGMAVLLIASLLAAKYLLPRPFRWAARSPDTVFIWALCWCFLVVLLAHVFHLSLEIGAFLAGLAIAQLPIHEDLHRRLHPLMTFFIAVFLVTLGIKMDLGAFSSIWKPALILSLFVLVLKPIIVGTILSRLRYSEYTSFQAGVATGQVSEFAFILLALGAASGLISSQIVALGGFVGIFTIAISSYLIIYSEPLYKAFRFTGVLRYFKAKQEADPEESKHHEGHVIVVGMNAMGRAIVKGLCARGEQVLAIDTDPLKLEGLEPAETMIGNVEYESLLEEIGLRRARLVISALQIEDTNHLLAYRCRSADVPCAIHAFDVSVVDDLIDLDTDYLLMPALDGVVEQREVLAKEGLIQT; encoded by the coding sequence ATGCACCCGCCCGACCTTCAACTACTGCTCCAACTCGGCTATATAGTCATTACGGCAGCGGGCTTCGCCTTTCTGGGTAAACTGGTCAAAATGCCCTCCATCGTGGCCTACATTTTCGCGGGCATGGTCCTCGGGCCCACCCTGCACCTGGTCGAACTGGACCACTCGCTGGAGCTGATTTCCGAGCTCGGCATTGCCCTATTGCTCTTCCTCGTCGGCCTTGAGCTCAGCCTCCAAAAAGTGAAGGACCTCGGCCGCGTCGCTCTCCTGCTAGGGGGCTTGCAGGTGATCATCACCTCTCTCGGTGGCTTTGGCCTGGCCCTCCTGCTTGGGTTTGAACCACTGGCCTCCATTTTTATCGGAGCGACCGTCACCTTCAGTAGCACGGTAGTGGTGATCAAGCTGCTCGACCAGAAAGGGACGGTCAACCGGCTCTATGGCCGTATCTCCATCGCCCTCTTCCTGGCCCAGGACATCGTGGTCATCTTAGGCCTCACGATTCTCAGCGGCTTGGGCGGCAGTAGCGAATCATTCGACATGATGGAGATCCTGAAAAGCCTGGGCACCGCTTTCGGCGGGATGGCTGTCCTCCTGATCGCCTCCCTCCTCGCCGCCAAATACCTGCTCCCCCGCCCATTCCGCTGGGCCGCCCGCTCGCCCGATACCGTCTTCATCTGGGCACTGTGCTGGTGCTTTCTCGTCGTCCTGCTGGCGCACGTCTTCCACCTCTCCCTGGAAATCGGCGCCTTCCTGGCCGGCCTGGCCATCGCACAATTGCCCATCCACGAAGACCTCCACCGGCGCCTGCACCCGCTCATGACCTTTTTTATCGCGGTCTTCCTGGTCACACTGGGGATCAAAATGGACCTCGGCGCCTTTAGTTCGATCTGGAAACCGGCCCTGATACTCAGCCTCTTCGTGCTCGTCCTCAAGCCCATCATTGTCGGCACCATCCTCAGCCGGCTGCGATACAGCGAGTATACCTCCTTCCAAGCCGGCGTCGCCACCGGACAGGTCAGCGAATTTGCCTTCATCCTACTCGCTCTCGGGGCCGCCAGTGGGCTCATCAGCAGCCAGATTGTCGCGCTGGGCGGCTTTGTCGGGATCTTCACCATAGCGATTTCCTCCTACCTCATCATCTACAGCGAGCCCTTGTACAAAGCCTTCCGCTTCACCGGAGTGCTCCGCTATTTCAAAGCCAAGCAGGAGGCCGACCCGGAGGAATCGAAGCACCACGAGGGACACGTCATTGTCGTCGGCATGAATGCGATGGGCCGTGCCATCGTCAAGGGCCTCTGCGCGCGGGGCGAGCAGGTCTTGGCCATCGACACCGACCCGCTCAAACTGGAAGGGCTGGAACCCGCCGAAACCATGATCGGCAATGTGGAGTACGAATCCTTGCTCGAGGAAATCGGGCTTCGCAGAGCCCGCCTGGTCATCTCCGCCCTGCAGATCGAGGACACCAACCACTTGCTGGCCTACCGTTGCCGATCGGCCGATGTGCCCTGCGCCATCCATGCCTTTGACGTCTCCGTCGTCGATGACCTGATCGACCTCGATACCGACTATTTGCTCATGCCCGCCCTCGACGGGGTCGTGGAACAGCGCGAAGTGCTGGCCAAGGAGGGGCTGATTCAGACATGA
- a CDS encoding bifunctional folylpolyglutamate synthase/dihydrofolate synthase gives MSTYAQIREYLFSLRNRGSKYGIERMRRLVEALGHPERRFPILHVAGTNGKGSVCAMLEAIYRANGYRTGLFTSPHLLHLGERVQVDRQALSEAAILRYTEQLKPVAEELGARDPDDSPSFFEFMTAMAFLRFAEAEVDLGILETGLGGRLDSTNVVDPALTIITSVSLDHTDILGDSLDKIAREKAGILKPGIPVVLGRLPPEADTEIQSIAAERACPVYTVTEYFNEQSLPETNLEGAHQRWNAAVATLASRLLEKRFPLDPAKSEQALRAIEWAGRWQRLSLDKRTLILDATHNPEGAEALEANLQRLVETTGKKPHIIAGTLGEDRGRSLMAVLARYAGSLHLVEPAQPRACTREYLASCLPPESPLPVTYANVDQLFPQPQSCTLGAPGDIILVTGSIYLLGEVLERLQGKTASGGQLQDKI, from the coding sequence ATGTCCACTTACGCCCAAATCCGCGAGTACCTCTTCTCCCTGAGGAACCGTGGTTCCAAATACGGAATCGAACGGATGCGCCGTCTGGTCGAGGCTCTCGGCCATCCAGAACGGCGTTTTCCCATCCTCCATGTCGCCGGCACCAACGGCAAAGGCTCCGTCTGCGCCATGCTCGAAGCCATCTACCGGGCCAACGGCTACCGGACCGGCTTGTTCACCTCCCCCCATCTGCTGCATTTGGGCGAGCGGGTACAGGTGGACCGCCAGGCTTTGAGCGAAGCGGCCATCCTTCGGTACACCGAGCAGCTAAAGCCGGTCGCAGAGGAACTGGGCGCACGCGACCCCGACGACAGCCCGTCCTTCTTCGAATTCATGACCGCGATGGCCTTTCTCCGCTTCGCCGAGGCGGAGGTGGACCTCGGCATCCTTGAAACCGGCCTCGGCGGACGCCTCGATTCCACCAATGTGGTCGACCCGGCATTGACTATCATCACCTCCGTCAGTCTCGACCACACCGACATCCTGGGCGACAGCCTGGACAAGATCGCCCGCGAAAAAGCCGGCATTCTCAAGCCTGGAATCCCAGTCGTGCTGGGGCGCCTGCCCCCCGAAGCCGACACGGAGATCCAGAGCATCGCAGCAGAACGCGCATGCCCGGTCTACACGGTAACAGAGTATTTCAACGAACAAAGCCTGCCCGAAACCAATCTGGAAGGGGCACACCAGCGCTGGAACGCGGCCGTCGCAACACTCGCCAGCCGCTTGCTGGAGAAACGCTTCCCGCTGGATCCGGCAAAATCGGAACAGGCACTCCGTGCCATCGAATGGGCCGGACGCTGGCAACGCCTCTCACTTGACAAGCGCACCCTTATTTTAGACGCCACCCATAATCCGGAAGGAGCCGAGGCCTTGGAAGCGAACCTGCAAAGACTCGTCGAAACGACCGGGAAGAAGCCGCACATCATTGCCGGGACTCTCGGGGAGGACCGCGGGCGCAGCCTGATGGCTGTCCTCGCCCGTTATGCGGGCAGTTTACACCTCGTGGAGCCGGCGCAACCCCGTGCCTGTACCCGCGAATATTTGGCCAGCTGCCTGCCCCCTGAAAGTCCACTTCCGGTGACATACGCGAATGTCGACCAGCTATTTCCACAGCCCCAATCCTGCACGCTCGGAGCGCCCGGCGACATCATTCTCGTTACCGGCTCGATCTACCTGCTGGGTGAAGTATTGGAACGGCTACAGGGAAAGACGGCATCCGGCGGGCAACTGCAGGACAAAATCTAA
- a CDS encoding cation:proton antiporter has product MTAFAILLVAAALAFGLSKALHLPAIPLLMLSGVGLRFLANRSEFDIPDELLSEVIEIGLAMLVFTAGTELSPRRMRGRFRPVTIVAVTQFFMLGFVGVCTALLLGYELTTALYVGCALSASSTLVAVRHLQTRRQMFEPFGRLVLGVLLLQDIFIVLIMVALLKAPLGWLESIHSVANAIALGIFSLGVHKWFVPWVTRRHKLDDEELMLGALSMLFAFSGMAHLLELPFLVGAFFAGFALSAFPMNGLVRGMLGSLSGFFLALFFICIGAFLTLPSPQMLGHSLIFIAMLVLVTVTIVAIVAEAVGYTTRASIETGILLSQTSEFSLLLALTGLASGQISPELFSMIAFITVTTMTLTPFFSREKIAWSLMHWHPRYRKGEARCGEMSGHAVLLGYGRAGPSTVHTLKQHGLEVVVLDDDAGVIRKLIAQKIPCIQGDGSDEHMLRLAHAREAKVVLCSMRRRQDAQLTLDYLKNSEVKVLVRTFEHEESAMVRAAGGYPIEASMASARTFFDWLSANLPDEKHKAPEVAATPAGQ; this is encoded by the coding sequence ATGACCGCCTTTGCCATCCTGCTGGTCGCAGCCGCCCTTGCCTTCGGCCTGTCCAAGGCCCTGCACCTGCCCGCCATCCCCCTGCTCATGCTCTCCGGTGTCGGACTCCGCTTCCTAGCCAACCGTAGCGAATTCGACATTCCGGACGAACTCCTCAGCGAAGTGATCGAAATCGGGCTCGCCATGCTGGTCTTCACTGCGGGAACCGAACTGAGTCCCCGCCGTATGCGCGGACGCTTCAGGCCGGTCACGATCGTGGCCGTCACACAGTTCTTCATGCTCGGATTTGTGGGCGTCTGCACCGCGCTCCTGCTCGGCTACGAGCTCACAACCGCGCTCTATGTCGGCTGCGCACTTTCCGCCAGCTCGACCTTGGTCGCGGTCCGGCACCTCCAAACCCGGCGCCAGATGTTCGAACCTTTCGGGCGCCTCGTCCTCGGCGTGCTGCTGCTTCAAGACATCTTCATCGTCCTGATCATGGTGGCGCTGCTCAAAGCACCGCTGGGCTGGCTGGAAAGTATCCACTCCGTCGCCAATGCGATCGCCCTCGGCATCTTTTCCCTCGGGGTCCACAAATGGTTCGTTCCCTGGGTCACACGTCGCCACAAGCTCGACGATGAAGAACTCATGCTCGGCGCCCTCAGCATGCTCTTCGCCTTTTCCGGCATGGCCCACCTACTGGAACTGCCCTTCCTTGTCGGCGCCTTCTTTGCCGGCTTTGCCCTTTCCGCATTTCCCATGAACGGCCTTGTACGCGGGATGCTCGGTTCGCTCTCGGGCTTCTTCCTCGCACTCTTCTTCATTTGTATCGGTGCCTTCCTCACGCTACCCAGCCCGCAAATGCTGGGACATAGCCTGATCTTCATCGCGATGCTCGTCCTTGTCACGGTCACAATCGTCGCGATCGTCGCGGAAGCCGTTGGCTATACCACCCGGGCCTCAATCGAGACCGGCATCCTCCTGTCCCAGACCAGCGAGTTCTCCCTACTGCTGGCCCTGACCGGATTGGCATCCGGTCAGATCAGCCCGGAACTATTCTCCATGATCGCCTTCATCACGGTGACGACCATGACATTGACCCCGTTTTTCTCCCGCGAGAAGATCGCCTGGAGCCTCATGCATTGGCACCCGCGCTACCGCAAGGGCGAAGCGCGTTGCGGTGAAATGAGCGGCCATGCGGTGCTGCTGGGCTATGGCCGGGCGGGCCCAAGTACGGTCCATACCCTCAAACAACATGGCCTCGAAGTCGTGGTCCTTGATGATGACGCAGGGGTGATCCGTAAACTCATTGCCCAGAAAATCCCCTGCATACAGGGGGATGGCTCCGACGAGCACATGCTGCGCCTGGCCCATGCCCGGGAGGCAAAAGTCGTACTCTGCTCGATGCGCCGGCGCCAGGATGCCCAACTCACCCTGGACTACCTGAAGAACTCGGAGGTCAAGGTTCTGGTGCGTACCTTCGAGCATGAGGAAAGCGCCATGGTCCGGGCAGCCGGCGGCTATCCGATCGAAGCCTCCATGGCCTCCGCCCGGACATTCTTCGACTGGCTCAGCGCCAACCTTCCGGATGAAAAGCACAAAGCACCGGAAGTGGCCGCCACCCCGGCCGGACAATAA
- a CDS encoding lipid A deacylase LpxR family protein — protein sequence MKISACAALLCSLLPLHNLAASEAPEPNWQIIGQWDNDLLTGTDRDYTNGARVGFIREFAPDEEMHGSLLNSLYRLSGASDMIPFQQWRLSGEGELRFAWGFGLSQLMFTPDNDEVDQAPKGERPYAGWLGLETSLHVKDDVSVSSVTLTLGTTGDLSYADDTQKWVHENISNSPIYQGWKSQVPAEPTLNLHLDHKQRLSALDFSEDWPLQLDGYTEWGGALGNFRTDAYLGALIRFGYNLPATYSTPRVQVGSYGHELFRQEAPDAAPLSIISFGGLRGYAVLHDITLDGPLFRDYDGAVDSKPLVGECIFGLGLRYGSAELMFSHTIRTDEFKGQVSNQEFGSVTLRFQLPF from the coding sequence ATGAAAATTTCCGCCTGCGCCGCACTGCTCTGTAGCCTGCTCCCTCTGCATAACCTTGCCGCCTCCGAAGCGCCCGAGCCGAACTGGCAGATCATCGGTCAATGGGACAACGATCTCCTCACCGGTACCGACAGGGACTACACCAATGGCGCCCGAGTGGGATTCATCCGCGAATTTGCCCCGGACGAGGAAATGCACGGCTCCCTCCTCAATAGCCTGTACCGGCTCTCCGGTGCCAGCGACATGATTCCCTTCCAGCAATGGCGACTATCGGGCGAAGGAGAGCTTCGATTCGCCTGGGGCTTCGGCCTGAGCCAGCTCATGTTTACGCCCGACAATGACGAAGTCGATCAGGCCCCCAAAGGCGAACGCCCCTATGCCGGCTGGCTTGGACTCGAAACCTCCCTTCACGTCAAGGACGACGTCTCGGTCAGCAGCGTCACCCTGACCCTGGGCACCACTGGAGACCTCAGCTATGCCGATGATACACAGAAGTGGGTTCATGAGAACATCTCGAACAGTCCGATCTACCAGGGCTGGAAGAGCCAGGTGCCGGCCGAACCCACCCTGAACCTGCATCTGGACCACAAGCAGCGCCTCTCAGCTCTGGATTTCAGCGAAGACTGGCCCCTGCAGTTGGACGGCTACACGGAATGGGGCGGTGCACTGGGTAATTTCCGTACCGACGCCTACCTCGGCGCCCTGATCCGTTTCGGCTACAACCTACCGGCCACCTACTCCACACCGCGGGTTCAGGTCGGCAGCTACGGGCACGAACTCTTCCGTCAGGAAGCTCCGGATGCCGCTCCGCTTTCCATCATCAGCTTCGGCGGCCTGCGCGGCTACGCCGTCCTTCACGACATCACACTCGATGGCCCCCTGTTCCGCGACTACGACGGAGCCGTCGACTCCAAGCCGTTGGTCGGCGAATGCATCTTCGGACTGGGCCTCCGCTACGGCTCCGCCGAGTTGATGTTCTCCCACACCATCCGGACCGACGAATTCAAGGGACAGGTCAGCAACCAGGAGTTCGGCTCGGTCACCCTCCGGTTCCAATTGCCGTTTTAG
- a CDS encoding protein-disulfide reductase DsbD family protein produces MAGIAKKSFVFHLLAFCAGLIGGPAVQAAPVQAEHARVELVSEADAIVPGQVLNLALHFELEEHWHIYWKNPGASGLPVEVVWGLPEGFVAGPIQWPSPERIEMAGLINYGHEAEVTFIVPVEVPADYPQGQAVTLSAEAFWLICKEVCLPGEASLELELPSAGSASPSSHADLFEAARSSQPEASGPWTVRGAIEGNELVLDLESSGAPLPADLYFYAGSEGIVDPNAAQSVAFTGEATLRLRAPLDTPFFDRERPDRIEGVLQAESGNWQVDFPLGLDGQPKVSGGAGAVGKYMPESTGLEGALLKLGIPGWLALAFLGGLILNIMPCVLPVLSLKVFSLLKHAGQTRGQAFAHGLGYTAGVVLSFLALAGALFALRALGERIGWGFQLQSPGFVVVLTLLFFLFGLNLMGVFELGTSLVGADTKVSQRKDLAGSFGMGILAAVVGAPCMGPMVASVSGIAVQASVPTGLAIFGTMGLGLASPFLLLSIFPKLVAYLPKPGVWMETFKQLMGFLLMAAVLFLAWVAGRSGGVDAVLVLLIMMLAVGVAAWIYGRWGAPHRTKRSQRIALGSSIVLVIGSASWAVRSVGASYEASAAHSDVATEDGIWGEWSKARVEAELAAGNPVFVDFTATWCLICQVNKKVALHTSATEALFEERGIVALEADWTRYDAAITEELERYGRSGVPLYLFLTPDGGTTVLPQSLTNGIIRDAVEKALPAQ; encoded by the coding sequence ATGGCTGGAATTGCTAAAAAATCGTTTGTCTTTCATCTGCTCGCGTTCTGTGCGGGCCTTATTGGGGGACCTGCTGTGCAGGCCGCACCGGTACAGGCCGAGCACGCCCGGGTTGAATTGGTTTCCGAGGCGGATGCAATCGTTCCCGGGCAGGTGCTGAATCTGGCCCTGCATTTTGAACTGGAGGAGCACTGGCATATCTATTGGAAAAACCCCGGAGCCAGCGGCCTACCGGTCGAAGTGGTGTGGGGGCTGCCGGAGGGCTTTGTGGCCGGACCGATTCAATGGCCGTCACCCGAGCGGATCGAAATGGCAGGCCTGATCAATTACGGGCATGAGGCTGAGGTCACCTTCATCGTGCCGGTGGAAGTCCCGGCAGATTATCCCCAGGGGCAAGCGGTCACGCTTTCGGCCGAGGCCTTTTGGCTGATCTGCAAGGAGGTCTGCCTGCCGGGGGAGGCGTCGCTTGAGCTTGAATTGCCGTCCGCCGGCAGTGCATCGCCGTCGAGCCATGCGGATTTGTTTGAGGCCGCCCGTTCGAGCCAGCCGGAAGCCAGCGGTCCGTGGACAGTCCGCGGCGCGATCGAGGGGAATGAGCTGGTCCTTGATCTCGAAAGTAGCGGAGCGCCTTTGCCGGCCGACCTCTATTTCTATGCCGGCTCGGAGGGCATCGTGGACCCGAATGCCGCCCAGTCTGTCGCCTTTACCGGCGAAGCGACCCTGCGTTTGCGTGCGCCCCTGGACACGCCGTTTTTTGACCGCGAACGGCCGGATCGGATCGAAGGAGTCCTGCAAGCCGAATCCGGTAACTGGCAGGTCGACTTTCCCCTCGGTCTGGACGGTCAGCCGAAGGTCTCCGGAGGTGCCGGTGCCGTGGGCAAGTACATGCCGGAGTCGACCGGGTTGGAGGGGGCTTTGCTCAAATTGGGGATTCCCGGATGGCTGGCGCTTGCCTTTCTCGGAGGCCTGATCCTGAACATCATGCCCTGTGTCCTGCCGGTACTTTCCCTGAAGGTGTTTTCCCTGTTGAAGCATGCGGGGCAGACGCGGGGCCAGGCTTTTGCCCATGGATTGGGATATACCGCCGGGGTGGTCTTGAGCTTTCTCGCTTTGGCCGGCGCGCTTTTCGCCCTGCGCGCCCTCGGCGAGCGGATTGGCTGGGGTTTCCAGTTACAGAGCCCGGGCTTTGTCGTGGTGCTGACCCTCTTGTTTTTCCTCTTTGGTTTGAACCTGATGGGTGTTTTTGAGCTGGGCACGAGCCTGGTCGGAGCGGATACCAAAGTCTCCCAACGCAAGGATCTGGCCGGTTCATTCGGCATGGGGATTCTTGCCGCAGTGGTCGGCGCGCCCTGTATGGGGCCGATGGTCGCTTCGGTGAGCGGCATTGCGGTGCAGGCCAGTGTGCCGACCGGCCTCGCCATTTTCGGTACCATGGGCCTGGGCTTGGCTTCGCCCTTCCTGCTGCTCTCCATTTTTCCGAAGCTGGTCGCTTACTTGCCCAAGCCCGGGGTCTGGATGGAAACTTTCAAACAACTCATGGGCTTCCTGCTCATGGCGGCGGTCCTCTTCCTTGCCTGGGTGGCCGGTCGTTCCGGTGGGGTGGACGCCGTGCTGGTCCTTCTGATTATGATGCTGGCAGTGGGAGTGGCCGCATGGATCTATGGACGCTGGGGCGCTCCGCACCGAACCAAGCGATCGCAGCGGATCGCTCTGGGGAGTAGCATTGTCCTGGTCATCGGCTCGGCCAGCTGGGCGGTTCGTTCGGTCGGGGCCAGTTACGAGGCAAGCGCCGCGCATTCCGATGTGGCCACTGAGGATGGCATCTGGGGCGAGTGGTCCAAGGCGCGGGTTGAGGCCGAGCTGGCGGCCGGGAATCCGGTCTTTGTCGATTTTACCGCGACCTGGTGCCTGATTTGCCAAGTGAACAAGAAGGTGGCCCTGCATACCTCTGCGACCGAGGCGCTCTTCGAAGAGCGGGGAATTGTGGCCCTGGAGGCGGACTGGACCCGTTATGATGCGGCCATCACCGAGGAGCTGGAGCGTTACGGCCGTTCCGGGGTGCCGCTGTACCTCTTTCTGACACCGGACGGTGGAACCACTGTGCTTCCCCAAAGTCTGACAAATGGAATCATTCGGGATGCGGTGGAGAAGGCGCTGCCTGCCCAATGA
- the rsmG gene encoding 16S rRNA (guanine(527)-N(7))-methyltransferase RsmG, producing MESIRAKFPHVSEASWALLEQWAVLIKDWNDKINLISRKDIEHLEERHLAHCLAITNHLKLMNGARVMDVGTGGGFPGLIMAICYPQAHFTLIDSIGKKIGVVQDIATKLKLKNVEARQVRAEQVNRQFDFITGRAVKNLPEYFSWIKGNLRRGQRNSIPNGVLYWKGGELEPELEAIGIRPRLTIDLQEELGDDYFEQKYILHFDARDVPRAKSPR from the coding sequence ATGGAATCGATACGAGCCAAGTTTCCCCATGTCAGTGAAGCCTCCTGGGCCTTGCTGGAACAGTGGGCGGTTTTGATCAAGGACTGGAACGACAAAATCAACCTGATCTCCCGAAAGGATATCGAGCATCTGGAGGAACGTCACCTCGCGCACTGCCTTGCGATTACGAACCATCTCAAGCTGATGAATGGCGCACGGGTGATGGACGTCGGCACCGGCGGTGGCTTTCCCGGGCTGATTATGGCCATCTGCTACCCGCAGGCCCATTTCACGCTGATCGATTCCATCGGCAAGAAGATCGGGGTGGTGCAGGATATTGCGACCAAGCTGAAGCTGAAGAACGTCGAGGCCCGCCAGGTCCGCGCGGAACAGGTGAACCGCCAGTTTGACTTTATCACCGGCCGGGCGGTCAAGAACCTGCCGGAATATTTCAGCTGGATTAAAGGCAACCTGCGCCGCGGCCAGCGCAACTCGATTCCGAACGGGGTACTCTACTGGAAGGGCGGCGAGCTGGAGCCCGAACTCGAAGCAATCGGCATCCGACCGCGCCTCACGATTGATCTCCAGGAGGAACTTGGGGACGACTATTTCGAGCAGAAATACATTCTGCACTTCGACGCACGGGACGTGCCCCGGGCCAAGTCGCCCCGCTAA
- a CDS encoding peptide deformylase yields the protein MRLRVTYYGEPILREVGKPVTDFNDELRQLAEDMFETMYEEEGIGLAAQQVNEALQLCVVDVRPPEGAEPAFDYSFDGKKPPLDLIMPLALCNPKVAIIDDHEDVYEEGCLSFPDVRGKVVRKIGVRCAFQDLNGNPHVIEADGLLGRCILHEVDHLNGELFIDKMDKRDLKKNETRIKKLKRASRDFLKGK from the coding sequence ATGCGCCTACGAGTCACCTACTATGGCGAGCCGATCCTCCGCGAGGTCGGTAAGCCGGTCACCGATTTCAACGACGAGCTTCGTCAGCTCGCCGAAGACATGTTCGAAACCATGTACGAGGAGGAAGGCATCGGCTTGGCCGCCCAGCAGGTGAACGAAGCCTTGCAGCTCTGCGTCGTCGACGTACGTCCGCCGGAGGGCGCGGAACCGGCCTTCGACTACAGCTTCGACGGCAAGAAGCCGCCGCTCGACCTGATCATGCCGCTCGCGCTCTGCAATCCCAAGGTCGCCATCATCGACGACCACGAGGATGTCTACGAGGAAGGCTGCCTCTCCTTTCCGGATGTGCGCGGCAAAGTGGTTCGCAAGATCGGCGTGCGCTGCGCGTTCCAGGACCTCAACGGCAACCCCCATGTGATTGAGGCCGACGGCCTTCTCGGCCGCTGCATCCTGCACGAAGTCGACCACCTCAACGGGGAACTTTTCATCGACAAGATGGACAAGCGCGACCTCAAGAAAAACGAGACCCGGATCAAAAAGCTCAAGCGGGCCAGCCGCGATTTCCTCAAAGGGAAATAG
- a CDS encoding redoxin domain-containing protein, with translation MKYTQKLLLAGWMALGAASLGAAVETGSAAPDFTLTDTAGAEHSLSDFKGKFVVLEWTNHLCPFVKKHYGEGDMQALQQEMTGKGIIWLQIVSSAEGKQGYVTPEEGEALRQEKGMHSTAMLLDAGGLVGQMYDARTTPHMYLIDPEGTLVYQGAIDSIKSTRSSDIEKATNYVKEAYESVLAGEVVENPSTSPYGCSVKY, from the coding sequence ATGAAATACACACAAAAACTACTACTCGCAGGGTGGATGGCCCTGGGGGCGGCCTCCCTCGGCGCCGCAGTTGAAACCGGCAGTGCGGCTCCGGATTTTACCCTGACCGACACGGCCGGTGCGGAGCACAGCCTGTCTGATTTTAAGGGCAAGTTCGTGGTTCTTGAATGGACCAACCATCTCTGTCCTTTCGTCAAGAAGCACTACGGCGAAGGCGATATGCAGGCGCTGCAGCAGGAGATGACCGGCAAGGGGATCATCTGGCTGCAGATTGTCTCCTCCGCCGAGGGAAAGCAGGGGTATGTCACCCCGGAGGAAGGTGAGGCCTTGCGGCAGGAGAAGGGCATGCACTCGACCGCGATGTTGCTCGATGCCGGCGGCTTGGTGGGGCAGATGTATGATGCGCGCACGACACCGCACATGTACCTGATCGACCCTGAAGGCACCTTGGTGTACCAGGGTGCGATCGACAGCATCAAGTCGACCCGCAGCAGTGACATCGAGAAAGCCACCAACTATGTAAAGGAGGCTTACGAGAGTGTCCTGGCGGGGGAAGTGGTGGAAAACCCCAGTACCAGTCCTTACGGTTGTAGCGTGAAATACTAG
- the accD gene encoding acetyl-CoA carboxylase, carboxyltransferase subunit beta, translating to MALFGKPQYSTVTVKKKDIPKDLWTKCPKTGEIIYNRVLKENLMVVPSSGYHFPLDGRTRIASMLDEGSFVEYDAGVSSLDPLEFNATASYREKLKASQAKTKETDTVISGTGTMGGMPVSLAVMDFRFMAASLGSAAGEKLTRAIERGLEMKCPVIIVSASGGARMQEGILSLMQMAKTSAALARLSEAGLPYISILTNPTMAGVMASFASLGDVIIAEPEALIGFAGPRVIKETTQQDLPKGFQTSEFLLDRGLIDTIIPRGEMRDRLIHLLKAFGKNAAPAKTA from the coding sequence ATGGCTCTTTTCGGAAAACCTCAGTATTCGACGGTCACCGTTAAAAAGAAAGATATCCCCAAGGATCTTTGGACGAAATGCCCGAAGACCGGGGAAATCATCTATAACCGGGTCCTGAAGGAAAACCTTATGGTGGTCCCAAGCAGCGGGTACCACTTCCCCCTCGACGGCCGCACCCGTATCGCTTCCATGTTGGACGAAGGTAGCTTCGTCGAGTACGATGCGGGCGTCAGCTCCCTCGACCCATTGGAATTCAACGCCACCGCTTCCTATCGCGAAAAGCTCAAGGCCAGCCAGGCAAAGACCAAGGAGACGGATACGGTCATCTCCGGGACCGGCACCATGGGCGGCATGCCCGTCAGCCTGGCGGTGATGGATTTCCGTTTCATGGCAGCGAGTCTCGGTTCCGCCGCCGGGGAAAAACTGACACGCGCGATCGAGCGTGGCCTCGAAATGAAGTGCCCGGTCATCATCGTTTCCGCTTCCGGTGGCGCCCGCATGCAGGAAGGCATCCTCAGCCTCATGCAAATGGCCAAGACCAGCGCCGCATTGGCCCGCCTCAGTGAAGCCGGCCTGCCTTATATTTCCATCCTGACCAACCCGACCATGGCCGGTGTGATGGCGAGCTTCGCCTCGCTGGGCGACGTCATCATCGCCGAACCGGAAGCGCTTATCGGCTTTGCCGGTCCACGGGTGATCAAGGAAACCACTCAGCAGGATCTGCCGAAAGGCTTCCAGACCTCGGAATTCCTGCTCGATCGCGGCCTGATCGACACGATCATCCCCCGCGGTGAAATGCGCGACCGCCTGATCCACCTGCTCAAGGCTTTCGGCAAGAACGCGGCACCGGCCAAGACGGCCTAG